AGCAAGTTGCTGAGCCCAAAACGATACAGATAATATTTGCGCAAGCGTTCTGGCGACCATAATGCCTGCCAAGCTGCCCGCGCCGTATCCTGGGGAGAACTGGCACCATTGAGAGCCTGGGCGATCGCCTCGGCCAAGACCGGGCCACGGCGAAGGAGACTGCCCACCATATAGCCAGAGGCTGGATGTACCATGCTAGCCGCGCCGCCAAACCCAACCACGGGTTGATCCAAGAAGGGCATGGGCAAGTTCATGGGAAATAGGCAGCGTTCGGTGTGATGAACCTCGGTGACCGCTACGCCATGGTGGGCTAACCGTTGATGGAGGCGACGTTCTAGTTCCTCAAAGGCGATCGCTGGACTATGGGCCAAGGACGTTTCTTCAACAAAATAGACCCCATCGCCTAAATCCATGGCATAGAGGAAGGTAGGAGGCTGGGATCGCTCAGCGGCGGTGAGATGATCGGCACGATAGTCCATCAACACAAATTGCTGGGGACGAATAGGTGGCTTGGAGAAGCGGCCAACGATACCATAGGCTGCTTGGTAGGCAAC
The Candidatus Obscuribacterales bacterium genome window above contains:
- a CDS encoding lycopene cyclase family protein, which produces MEHRDVADALVIGAGPAGLSMAAELGSRGLRVIGLTQAEPTAAWPNTYGIWCDELESLLLADMLGHRWHDCVVYTGSRVTALNRDYGLINKTKLQRHFLDRCDRHSVVWQRGTAAQIDHESDVSCITTQDGAQLTARIVVDASGHRPALVQRPPLANVAYQAAYGIVGRFSKPPIRPQQFVLMDYRADHLTAAERSQPPTFLYAMDLGDGVYFVEETSLAHSPAIAFEELERRLHQRLAHHGVAVTEVHHTERCLFPMNLPMPFLDQPVVGFGGAASMVHPASGYMVGSLLRRGPVLAEAIAQALNGASSPQDTARAAWQALWSPERLRKYYLYRFGLSNLL